Proteins from one Streptomyces sp. NBC_00390 genomic window:
- a CDS encoding RNA polymerase sigma factor has protein sequence MVKGGGGRHAQTSDAELGDAVARAQNGDEAAFAAAYRIVHPPLLGFLRGLVGDDAEDVASDAWLEIARDLGRFRGDGPGFRAWTASIARNRAIDHLRRLKSRPRASLLESDLAERPARVDTAGEAFEAISTQQALALISTLPRGQAEAVLLQTVIGLDGPAAARVLGKRPGAVRSAAHRGLRRLAKSLEALEPRHVTDSGSRALERER, from the coding sequence GTGGTCAAGGGGGGCGGGGGCCGACATGCGCAGACGTCCGACGCCGAGCTCGGTGACGCGGTCGCTCGCGCCCAGAACGGCGACGAAGCCGCCTTCGCCGCGGCCTACCGGATCGTCCACCCCCCGCTCCTCGGATTCCTGCGCGGGCTGGTCGGTGACGACGCAGAGGACGTGGCATCCGACGCCTGGCTGGAAATCGCCCGTGATCTGGGTCGGTTCCGGGGTGACGGACCGGGCTTTCGGGCCTGGACGGCGAGCATCGCGCGCAACCGGGCCATCGACCATCTGCGCCGTCTGAAGAGTCGCCCGCGCGCAAGCCTGCTCGAAAGCGACCTCGCCGAACGGCCTGCGCGCGTGGACACCGCCGGCGAGGCCTTCGAGGCCATCTCCACCCAGCAGGCCCTTGCCCTGATCTCGACGCTGCCCCGCGGGCAGGCTGAAGCGGTGCTGCTCCAGACGGTCATCGGTCTCGACGGACCGGCTGCGGCACGCGTCCTCGGCAAGCGGCCCGGGGCGGTGCGGTCGGCGGCGCACCGCGGGCTGAGGCGTCTGGCGAAGAGCCTGGAAGCCCTGGAGCCGAGACATGTGACGGATTCGGGCTCCCGTGCGCTGGAACGTGAGAGATGA
- a CDS encoding XdhC family protein, which translates to MLDIAEELNRWVEQGRSFAVATVVAVGGSAPRQPGAALAVDSEGTAIGSVSGGCVEGAVYDLCRQALEDGETVLERFGYSDEDAFAVGLTCGGIIDILVTPVGVDAPARAVFAGALSAAAQGRAAAVARITDGPADLAGRALLVCPDGTYEGSLGGHPELDRTAAGEARALLDAGRTGTAVIGEDGSRCGQPLTLFVESSVPAPRMIVFGAIDFASALVRVGRFLGYHVTVCDARPVFATRIRFPDADEIVVDWPHRYLDSTEVDARTVLCVLTHDAKFDVPLLQRALRLPVAYVGAMGSRRTHEDRNRRLRDVGVTEIELARLRSPIGLDLGARTPEETALSIGAEIVAGRRGGSGVSLTGAHTPIHHDAPARPVGRIGSVA; encoded by the coding sequence ATGCTGGACATCGCCGAAGAGCTGAACCGGTGGGTCGAGCAGGGCCGTTCGTTTGCCGTCGCCACCGTGGTGGCCGTCGGCGGCAGCGCGCCCCGGCAGCCGGGTGCCGCCCTCGCCGTCGACAGCGAGGGCACGGCCATCGGTTCGGTCTCCGGCGGGTGTGTGGAAGGCGCGGTGTACGACTTGTGCCGACAGGCGCTCGAGGACGGCGAGACCGTCCTCGAGCGCTTCGGATACAGCGACGAGGACGCCTTCGCCGTGGGCCTGACCTGCGGTGGCATCATCGACATCCTCGTCACCCCGGTGGGCGTGGACGCTCCCGCCAGGGCTGTGTTCGCCGGCGCGCTCTCCGCCGCCGCCCAGGGACGGGCGGCGGCGGTCGCGCGGATCACCGACGGGCCTGCCGACCTCGCGGGCCGCGCCCTGCTCGTGTGCCCCGACGGCACCTACGAGGGCTCGCTCGGCGGCCACCCCGAGCTGGACCGCACCGCGGCGGGCGAGGCCCGCGCACTGCTGGACGCGGGCCGTACCGGCACGGCCGTCATCGGCGAGGACGGCAGCCGCTGTGGACAGCCGCTGACGCTGTTCGTCGAGTCGAGCGTCCCCGCCCCGCGCATGATCGTCTTCGGTGCGATCGACTTCGCGTCGGCGCTGGTCCGGGTCGGCAGATTCCTCGGCTATCACGTCACGGTCTGCGACGCGCGGCCCGTGTTCGCGACGAGGATCCGCTTCCCGGACGCGGACGAGATCGTCGTCGACTGGCCGCACCGCTATCTGGATTCGACCGAGGTCGATGCCCGCACCGTGCTGTGTGTGCTGACCCATGACGCGAAGTTCGACGTACCGCTGCTGCAACGGGCGTTGCGGCTCCCGGTCGCCTACGTCGGGGCGATGGGCTCGCGCCGCACCCACGAGGACCGCAACAGGAGACTGCGCGACGTCGGTGTCACCGAAATCGAACTCGCCCGGCTGCGCTCCCCGATCGGCCTCGACCTCGGTGCGCGTACACCGGAGGAGACGGCGCTGTCCATCGGCGCGGAGATCGTCGCGGGCCGCCGCGGCGGGAGCGGTGTCTCGCTCACGGGCGCGCACACACCGATCCACCACGACGCACCTGCCAGGCCGGTGGGGCGCATCGGGTCCGTGGCCTGA
- a CDS encoding NCS2 family permease — MTQQSTEPRTTAEDAGAGTRRPAGRSWLDRYFHITQRGSTLGREVRGGITTFMAMAYIILLNPVILSVPDVAGNRLDGGQLTTATAFAAAATTIVMGLIGNVPLALAAGLSVSAVMAFQVAPEMTWENAMGMCVIYGAVIVLLVVTGLRELIMNAIPLALKHAITMGIGLFVCFIGLVQAGFVTSMPGEGGVAGAKPIQLGTSDMLTGWPVLCFAVTVMLIFLLQVRKVPGAILIGIVGGTLFAAAVHQFAGLDKAAWGGLNAPEITGSVVSAPDFGLFGNVSFSGMGEVGGITVGVIVFTLVLAGFFDAMGTIIGIGQQAGLADDKGRMPGLNKALAIDGAGGAIGGVAGASGQTVFVESTAGVGDGARTGFASVITGLAFTLCLFFTPLAQVIPTQVAAAALVVIGSMMLTNAKHIDWNDSATAIPVFLTTVLMPFTYSITAGIAAGVIAHVLIKAVQGKARDVGWLMWVLAVVFLAYFALHPIEGWLGVR, encoded by the coding sequence ATGACCCAGCAGTCCACTGAGCCGAGGACGACGGCGGAGGACGCCGGCGCGGGAACGCGCCGGCCCGCCGGCCGCTCCTGGCTCGACCGGTACTTCCACATAACCCAGAGAGGGTCGACCCTCGGCCGGGAGGTGCGTGGCGGCATCACCACCTTCATGGCGATGGCGTACATCATCCTTCTCAACCCGGTGATCCTGTCGGTGCCCGATGTGGCCGGCAACCGCCTCGACGGTGGTCAGCTGACCACCGCGACCGCCTTCGCCGCCGCCGCAACCACCATCGTGATGGGTCTCATCGGCAATGTGCCGCTGGCCCTCGCCGCGGGACTGAGCGTCTCCGCCGTCATGGCATTCCAGGTCGCGCCCGAGATGACCTGGGAAAACGCGATGGGTATGTGCGTCATCTACGGTGCCGTGATCGTCCTGCTGGTCGTCACCGGCCTGCGTGAACTGATCATGAACGCCATCCCCCTGGCCCTGAAGCACGCCATCACCATGGGGATCGGCCTGTTCGTCTGCTTCATCGGCCTGGTCCAGGCCGGCTTCGTCACCTCCATGCCCGGTGAGGGCGGTGTCGCCGGCGCCAAGCCCATCCAGCTCGGGACCAGCGACATGCTCACCGGCTGGCCGGTCCTCTGCTTCGCCGTCACGGTGATGCTGATCTTCCTGCTCCAGGTCCGCAAGGTCCCCGGCGCGATCCTCATCGGCATCGTCGGCGGCACCCTGTTCGCCGCCGCTGTCCACCAGTTCGCCGGGCTCGACAAGGCCGCCTGGGGCGGACTGAACGCCCCGGAGATCACCGGCTCCGTCGTGAGCGCCCCGGACTTCGGCCTGTTCGGCAACGTTTCCTTCTCCGGCATGGGTGAGGTCGGCGGGATCACCGTCGGAGTCATCGTCTTCACCCTGGTGCTGGCCGGCTTCTTCGACGCCATGGGCACGATCATCGGTATCGGCCAGCAGGCCGGCCTCGCCGACGACAAGGGCCGGATGCCCGGCCTGAACAAGGCCCTGGCCATCGACGGCGCGGGCGGAGCCATCGGCGGCGTGGCCGGCGCGTCCGGGCAGACGGTGTTCGTCGAGTCCACGGCGGGTGTCGGTGACGGGGCCCGTACCGGCTTCGCCAGCGTGATCACCGGCCTCGCCTTCACGCTCTGCCTGTTCTTCACCCCGCTGGCGCAGGTCATCCCCACCCAGGTGGCCGCCGCGGCGCTGGTCGTGATCGGTTCGATGATGCTGACGAACGCCAAGCACATCGACTGGAACGACTCGGCGACCGCGATCCCGGTCTTCCTGACCACCGTGCTGATGCCCTTCACCTACTCCATCACCGCGGGTATTGCCGCCGGAGTCATCGCCCATGTACTGATCAAGGCGGTCCAGGGCAAGGCCCGCGACGTCGGCTGGCTGATGTGGGTCCTCGCCGTCGTCTTCCTCGCCTATTTCGCACTGCACCCGATCGAGGGCTGGCTGGGAGTCAGGTAG
- a CDS encoding xanthine dehydrogenase family protein molybdopterin-binding subunit, which yields MALNPRAATAPAGTPTNISQGSQTKGGIGESTLRPDGTLKVTGEFAYSSDMWHEDMLWGHTLRSTVAHAEIRSIDISEAVAMPGVYAVLTYDDLPTEVKNYGLEIQDTPVLAHGKVRHHGEPVALVAADHPETARRAAAKIKIDYAELPVITDEASATAPDAILVHEGRDDHHIGHVPHPNIVHRQPIVRGNADEAARRADVIVKGEYTFGMQDQAFLGPESGLAVPSEDGGVELYVATQWLHSDLRQIAPVLGLPEDKVRMTLSGVGGAFGGREDLSMQIHGCLLALHTGKPVKIVYNRFESFFGHVHRHPAKLYYEHGATKDGKLTHMKCRIVLDGGAYASASPAVVGNASSLSVGPYVLDDVDIEAIALYTNNPPCGAMRGFGAVQACFAYEAQMDKLAAELGMDPVEFRQLNAMEQGTIMPTGQPVDSPAPVAELLRRVKSRPLPPERQWETTEGADVRALPGGLSNTTHGEGVVRGVGYAVGIKNVGFSEGFDDYSTARVRMEVIAGEPVVTVHTAMAEVGQGGVTVHAQIARTELGVAQVTIQPADTQVGSAGSTSASRQTYVTGGAVKNSCEAVRERVLEIGRRRFGSYHPAWATAELLLEGGKVVTDGGEVLADLVDVLEGEAVDIELEWRHRPTEAFDLRTGQGNGHVQYSFAAHRAVVEVDTELGLVKVIELACAQDVGKSLNPLSVVGQIQGGTIQGLGVAVMEEIIVDPKTAKVRNPSFTDYLIPTILDTPTIPVDVLELADEHAPYGLRGIGEAPTLSSTPAVLAAIRNATGLELNRTPVRPEHLTGT from the coding sequence ATGGCGCTGAATCCACGGGCCGCCACCGCTCCGGCCGGCACCCCCACCAACATCTCCCAGGGTTCGCAGACCAAGGGCGGCATCGGCGAGTCGACACTGCGCCCCGACGGCACCCTGAAGGTCACCGGCGAGTTCGCGTACTCCTCCGACATGTGGCACGAGGACATGCTGTGGGGCCACACCCTGCGCAGCACCGTCGCGCACGCCGAGATCCGCTCGATCGACATCTCCGAGGCCGTCGCGATGCCCGGCGTGTACGCCGTGCTGACCTACGACGACCTGCCCACCGAGGTGAAGAACTACGGCCTGGAGATCCAGGACACCCCGGTCCTCGCCCACGGCAAGGTCCGCCACCACGGCGAGCCGGTGGCCCTGGTCGCCGCCGACCACCCGGAGACCGCCCGCCGCGCCGCGGCCAAGATCAAGATCGACTACGCCGAGCTGCCGGTCATCACGGACGAGGCGTCCGCGACCGCGCCCGACGCGATCCTGGTCCACGAGGGCCGCGACGACCACCACATCGGCCACGTCCCGCACCCGAACATCGTCCACCGGCAGCCGATCGTCCGCGGTAACGCCGACGAGGCCGCCCGGCGTGCCGATGTGATCGTCAAGGGCGAGTACACCTTCGGCATGCAGGACCAGGCCTTCCTCGGCCCGGAGTCCGGCCTCGCGGTCCCCTCCGAGGACGGCGGTGTCGAGCTGTACGTCGCCACCCAGTGGCTGCACTCCGACCTCCGCCAGATCGCACCCGTACTCGGCCTGCCCGAGGACAAGGTGCGCATGACGCTCTCCGGCGTCGGTGGGGCGTTCGGCGGCCGCGAGGACCTGTCGATGCAGATCCACGGCTGCCTGCTGGCGCTGCACACCGGCAAGCCCGTCAAGATCGTCTACAACCGGTTCGAGTCCTTCTTCGGGCACGTCCACCGGCACCCGGCGAAGCTCTACTACGAGCACGGCGCCACCAAGGACGGCAAGCTCACGCACATGAAGTGCCGGATCGTCCTGGACGGCGGCGCCTACGCCTCCGCCTCCCCGGCGGTCGTCGGCAACGCCTCGTCCCTGAGCGTCGGCCCGTACGTACTCGACGACGTCGACATCGAGGCGATCGCGCTCTACACCAACAATCCTCCCTGCGGCGCCATGCGCGGCTTCGGCGCGGTGCAGGCGTGCTTCGCCTACGAGGCCCAGATGGACAAGCTCGCGGCGGAGCTGGGCATGGACCCGGTGGAGTTCCGGCAGCTCAACGCCATGGAACAGGGCACGATCATGCCGACCGGCCAGCCGGTCGACTCACCGGCCCCCGTCGCCGAGCTGCTGCGCCGCGTCAAGTCCCGCCCGCTGCCGCCGGAGCGCCAGTGGGAGACCACCGAGGGCGCCGACGTCCGAGCGCTGCCCGGCGGTCTGTCCAACACCACGCACGGCGAGGGCGTCGTACGAGGAGTGGGGTACGCGGTCGGCATCAAGAACGTCGGCTTCTCCGAGGGCTTCGACGACTACTCCACCGCCCGCGTACGGATGGAGGTCATCGCCGGCGAGCCGGTCGTGACCGTGCACACCGCGATGGCGGAGGTCGGCCAGGGCGGCGTCACCGTCCACGCGCAGATCGCGCGCACCGAGCTCGGTGTCGCCCAGGTGACCATCCAGCCGGCCGACACCCAGGTCGGATCGGCAGGGTCCACCTCCGCGTCCCGCCAGACCTATGTCACCGGCGGCGCGGTCAAGAACTCCTGCGAGGCCGTACGCGAGAGGGTCCTCGAGATCGGGCGGCGCAGGTTCGGGTCGTACCACCCCGCCTGGGCCACCGCCGAGCTGCTGCTCGAAGGCGGCAAGGTCGTCACCGACGGCGGCGAGGTACTCGCCGACCTGGTGGACGTCCTGGAGGGCGAGGCGGTCGACATCGAGCTCGAGTGGCGCCACCGCCCCACTGAGGCCTTCGACCTCCGCACCGGCCAGGGCAACGGCCATGTCCAGTACTCGTTCGCCGCGCACCGCGCGGTGGTCGAGGTGGACACGGAGCTCGGACTGGTGAAGGTCATCGAGCTGGCCTGCGCACAGGACGTCGGCAAGTCGCTCAACCCGCTGTCCGTCGTCGGCCAGATCCAGGGTGGCACCATCCAGGGCCTGGGCGTCGCGGTCATGGAGGAGATCATCGTCGACCCGAAGACCGCGAAGGTGCGCAACCCCTCCTTCACGGACTATCTGATCCCCACGATCCTCGACACGCCGACCATCCCCGTCGACGTGCTCGAGCTGGCCGATGAGCACGCGCCGTACGGACTGCGTGGCATCGGCGAGGCCCCGACCCTGTCCTCGACCCCGGCCGTCCTCGCGGCGATCCGGAACGCGACGGGGCTGGAGCTCAACCGGACGCCGGTGCGCCCCGAGCACCTCACCGGCACCTGA
- a CDS encoding (2Fe-2S)-binding protein has protein sequence MRVNFTVNGRRQEADDVWEGESLLYVLRERLGLPGSKNACEQGECGSCTVRLDGVPVCSCLVAAGQVEGCEVVTVEGLADFARQRDAERGSCGTGACGTSLQDARLWSAKGTDSQTGEGTELAPIQQAFIDAGAVQCGFCTPGLLVAADELLERNAEPSDADIREALSGNLCRCTGYEKILDAVRLAAARQERQEEAV, from the coding sequence ATGCGCGTGAATTTCACCGTCAACGGGCGCCGGCAGGAAGCGGACGACGTCTGGGAGGGCGAGAGCCTGCTGTACGTGCTGCGTGAGCGGCTGGGGCTGCCCGGCTCCAAGAACGCGTGTGAGCAGGGCGAGTGCGGTTCCTGCACGGTCCGCCTGGACGGCGTGCCGGTCTGTTCCTGCCTCGTCGCCGCAGGCCAGGTGGAGGGCTGTGAGGTCGTCACCGTCGAGGGCCTGGCCGACTTCGCCAGGCAGCGCGACGCCGAGCGCGGTTCCTGCGGGACCGGGGCCTGCGGCACCTCCCTCCAGGACGCCCGGCTGTGGTCCGCCAAGGGCACGGACTCGCAGACCGGCGAAGGCACCGAGCTGGCACCGATCCAGCAGGCGTTCATCGACGCCGGCGCCGTCCAGTGCGGCTTCTGCACCCCCGGCCTGCTGGTCGCCGCGGACGAGCTGCTCGAGCGCAACGCCGAGCCCTCCGACGCGGACATCCGCGAGGCCCTGTCAGGCAACCTCTGCCGCTGCACCGGCTACGAGAAGATCCTGGACGCGGTCCGCCTCGCGGCTGCCCGCCAGGAGCGTCAGGAAGAGGCGGTCTGA
- a CDS encoding FAD binding domain-containing protein — MDFLRPASWEEALAAKAEHPTAVPIAGGTDVMVEINFDHRRPEYLMDLNRIGELTEWEVGGEHVRLGASVPYSQIMEHLRTELPGLALASHTVASPQIRNRGGVGGNLGTASPAGDAHPALLAAGAEVEAESVRGTRLIPIDEFYTGVKRNALAPDELIRAVRIKKADGPQQYSKVGTRNAMVIAVCAFGLALHPETRTVRTGIGSAAPTPVRAKAAEDFLNAALEEGGFWKSGNIITPSIAKQFAQLASAACNPIDDVRGTAKYRRHAVGIMARRTLGWTWEQYRGTARTLEGAA; from the coding sequence ATGGACTTCCTTCGCCCCGCCAGCTGGGAGGAGGCGCTCGCCGCGAAGGCCGAGCACCCCACCGCAGTCCCCATCGCGGGTGGCACCGACGTGATGGTCGAGATCAACTTCGACCACCGCCGGCCCGAGTACCTCATGGACCTGAACCGCATCGGTGAGCTGACCGAGTGGGAGGTCGGTGGCGAGCACGTCCGGCTCGGTGCCTCCGTCCCGTACTCCCAGATCATGGAGCACCTGCGCACGGAGCTCCCCGGTCTGGCCCTGGCCTCGCACACCGTCGCCTCCCCGCAGATCCGCAACCGCGGCGGCGTCGGCGGCAACCTCGGCACCGCGTCCCCGGCCGGCGACGCCCACCCGGCGCTGCTCGCCGCGGGCGCCGAGGTCGAGGCCGAGTCGGTGCGCGGCACCCGCCTCATCCCGATCGACGAGTTCTACACGGGCGTGAAGCGCAACGCGCTCGCCCCCGACGAGCTCATCCGGGCCGTCCGCATCAAAAAGGCCGACGGACCGCAGCAGTACTCGAAGGTCGGCACCCGCAACGCCATGGTGATCGCGGTGTGCGCCTTCGGTCTGGCGCTGCACCCCGAGACCCGCACCGTGCGTACCGGCATCGGCTCCGCCGCCCCGACGCCGGTGCGGGCGAAGGCCGCCGAGGACTTCCTGAACGCCGCGCTCGAAGAAGGCGGATTCTGGAAGAGCGGGAACATCATCACCCCGTCGATCGCCAAGCAGTTCGCGCAGCTCGCCTCCGCTGCCTGCAACCCGATCGACGACGTGCGCGGCACCGCCAAGTACCGCCGCCACGCGGTCGGCATCATGGCCCGCCGCACGTTGGGCTGGACCTGGGAGCAGTACCGCGGCACCGCCCGCACGCTTGAAGGAGCTGCATGA
- a CDS encoding PucR family transcriptional regulator ligand-binding domain-containing protein: protein MRLRALLETDALGLRLLGGEDELDRGVRGVMTTDLRDPSRYLSGGELVLTGLAWRRSPEDSEPFVRILAGAQVAGLAAGEAELGDIPDDLVEACLRHRLPLFAVNESVAFATITEYVVRQVSGERAGDLAAVVDRHRRLMTSGPAGGGPDAVLDLLGSDLDLRAWVLSPTGRQIASAGDALASEVGAALAGEHLAAVRTGRRAPHRAVVGGVTYSLFPIRNTGRGAAPAARDVRETVLSDWLLAVEADAGDWPAARLDLLQGVTQLIAVERDRRDAARTVRRRLAQEVLELVQAGAAPAEIAARLRVAAPVLLPGLGAAPHWQVVVARVDWGADTAIESGPVAQSLLEEILFEPSAAGADSADRIAVAHTGDEAIALVPLPAAGLGRTVDADAEPDPGSAASEAGLHADELLESVRAPLSAGLADDGRLTLGVSAAVHSAEGLRGALEEARHARRVAAARAGRVCAAGHHELASHVLLLPFVPDDVRRAFTARLLDPLRDYDRRHRAELIPTLEAFLDCDGSWTRCASRLHLHVNTLRYRVGRIEQLTGRDLSRLEDKLDFFLALRMS, encoded by the coding sequence ATGCGGCTTCGCGCACTGCTGGAGACCGATGCGCTGGGCCTGCGGCTGCTGGGCGGCGAGGACGAACTCGACCGCGGCGTGCGCGGCGTGATGACCACGGACCTGCGGGACCCCAGCCGGTACCTCTCGGGCGGCGAACTGGTGCTGACGGGGCTTGCCTGGCGGCGCTCGCCCGAGGACTCGGAGCCGTTCGTCCGCATCCTCGCGGGCGCGCAGGTCGCCGGGCTCGCGGCGGGCGAGGCGGAGCTCGGCGACATTCCCGATGATCTCGTCGAGGCGTGTTTGCGCCACCGGTTGCCGTTGTTCGCAGTGAATGAGTCCGTTGCATTCGCGACGATCACAGAGTATGTCGTACGGCAGGTCTCCGGGGAACGGGCCGGCGATCTTGCTGCTGTTGTGGACCGCCACAGAAGGCTGATGACCTCCGGTCCGGCGGGCGGCGGCCCCGACGCGGTGCTGGATCTGCTCGGCTCCGACCTCGATCTGCGGGCCTGGGTCCTCTCCCCCACCGGGCGCCAGATCGCGAGCGCCGGTGATGCGCTTGCGAGCGAGGTGGGCGCCGCGCTCGCGGGCGAGCACCTGGCCGCCGTACGCACCGGCCGGCGGGCGCCGCACCGGGCGGTGGTCGGCGGGGTGACGTACTCGCTGTTCCCGATCCGGAACACAGGGCGCGGTGCGGCCCCGGCCGCCCGCGATGTGCGGGAGACGGTCCTGTCGGACTGGCTGCTCGCGGTCGAGGCGGACGCGGGTGACTGGCCTGCCGCCCGGCTCGACCTGCTGCAGGGCGTCACCCAGCTGATCGCGGTGGAACGGGACCGGCGCGATGCGGCACGCACGGTACGGCGCCGGCTCGCCCAGGAGGTCCTGGAGCTGGTCCAGGCGGGCGCGGCGCCCGCGGAGATCGCGGCCCGCCTGCGGGTGGCGGCGCCGGTCCTGCTGCCGGGCCTGGGAGCCGCACCGCACTGGCAGGTGGTGGTGGCCCGGGTCGACTGGGGCGCCGACACGGCCATCGAGTCCGGCCCGGTGGCCCAGTCTCTGCTGGAGGAGATCCTGTTCGAACCGTCGGCGGCCGGCGCCGACTCGGCGGACCGGATCGCAGTGGCCCACACCGGCGACGAGGCGATCGCCCTGGTACCGCTGCCGGCCGCCGGCCTCGGCCGGACCGTGGACGCGGACGCGGAGCCGGACCCGGGGAGTGCCGCGTCGGAGGCCGGGCTGCACGCGGACGAACTGCTGGAGTCCGTGCGTGCCCCGCTCTCCGCCGGCCTCGCCGACGACGGCCGCCTCACCCTGGGCGTCAGCGCCGCCGTGCATTCGGCGGAGGGCCTGCGCGGGGCGCTGGAGGAGGCCCGCCACGCCCGCCGCGTGGCCGCGGCCCGCGCGGGCCGGGTCTGCGCGGCCGGCCACCACGAGCTGGCCTCGCACGTACTGCTGCTCCCGTTCGTCCCGGACGACGTCCGCCGCGCCTTCACGGCCCGTCTGCTGGACCCGCTGCGTGACTACGACCGGCGCCACCGCGCGGAACTGATCCCGACGCTCGAGGCCTTCCTCGACTGCGACGGTTCCTGGACCCGCTGCGCAAGCCGCCTGCATCTGCACGTGAACACCCTGCGCTACCGAGTGGGCCGCATCGAACAGCTGACGGGCCGCGACCTGTCGCGCCTGGAGGACAAGCTGGACTTCTTCCTGGCGCTGCGGATGAGCTGA
- a CDS encoding protein-tyrosine phosphatase family protein, with the protein MKTRRREGDVPEPRSRWDEITTGLWMGGHVWSDADHRHQDVVVEREFDVVISLYTRAGHGPADGVEHHVVPIPDDWLTAQEIDRVRGLAVVAADAVRTGRSALVRCYSGYNRSGLVAAQTLVELGHDGAGAIDRVRLRRSPWALHNLAFEQYLLTGLDVASLLSGLEPPPERR; encoded by the coding sequence GTGAAGACCCGACGCAGGGAGGGCGACGTCCCGGAGCCACGGTCGCGCTGGGACGAGATCACCACCGGCCTGTGGATGGGCGGCCATGTCTGGTCGGACGCCGACCACCGGCACCAGGACGTCGTCGTGGAGCGGGAGTTCGACGTCGTGATCAGTCTGTACACGCGAGCCGGCCACGGTCCTGCCGACGGCGTCGAGCACCATGTCGTCCCCATCCCGGACGACTGGCTGACCGCGCAGGAGATCGACCGGGTCCGCGGGCTCGCGGTCGTCGCCGCCGATGCCGTACGGACGGGCCGCAGCGCGCTCGTCCGCTGCTACTCCGGCTACAACCGGTCCGGACTGGTGGCCGCACAGACGCTGGTCGAGCTGGGTCACGACGGCGCGGGGGCCATCGACCGGGTCAGGCTGCGCCGCTCGCCGTGGGCGCTGCACAACCTGGCGTTCGAGCAGTACCTGTTGACGGGACTCGACGTCGCGTCGCTGCTGTCCGGTCTGGAGCCGCCGCCCGAGCGGCGCTGA
- a CDS encoding GntR family transcriptional regulator: MEQARARDAAATQPCAPARVPRQAEAARPSIPEQARGEHTHSEPSAPHAPRPVQRHSVRGQILAALRTALVDGELTPGEVYSAPVLGERFGVSATPVREAMQQLAVEGAVEVVPNRGFRVARRSARELAELAEVRALIEVPIMLRLARTVPAAHWTALRPLAEATAVAAATGDRAGYADTDRAFHHAVLALAGNQQLLTIADDLHRRSQWPLSGAPAIRRADLVADAAEHMALLEALIAQDLAVVQSLVREHFTGSQG, translated from the coding sequence GTGGAGCAGGCCCGAGCGCGCGATGCCGCCGCGACGCAGCCCTGCGCGCCCGCACGCGTCCCCCGGCAGGCGGAAGCGGCCCGTCCGAGCATCCCGGAGCAGGCCCGCGGCGAGCACACCCACAGCGAGCCTTCCGCGCCGCACGCCCCGCGCCCGGTGCAGCGCCATTCGGTGCGCGGCCAGATCCTCGCGGCGCTGCGCACGGCGCTCGTCGACGGCGAACTGACTCCCGGCGAGGTCTACTCGGCGCCGGTGCTCGGCGAACGCTTCGGTGTCTCGGCCACGCCGGTCCGTGAGGCGATGCAGCAACTGGCCGTCGAGGGTGCGGTCGAGGTCGTCCCCAACCGGGGCTTCCGTGTCGCCCGGCGCAGCGCCCGGGAACTGGCCGAACTGGCCGAGGTCCGGGCCCTGATCGAGGTCCCGATCATGCTCCGGCTGGCCCGTACCGTCCCCGCCGCGCACTGGACGGCACTGCGCCCGCTCGCGGAAGCGACGGCCGTGGCGGCGGCGACCGGCGACCGCGCCGGCTACGCGGACACCGACCGCGCCTTCCATCACGCGGTCCTGGCCCTGGCCGGCAACCAGCAGCTGCTGACGATCGCGGACGACCTGCACCGCCGCTCCCAGTGGCCGTTGAGCGGGGCTCCCGCCATCCGGCGCGCCGACCTGGTCGCGGACGCGGCGGAACACATGGCGCTGCTGGAGGCCCTGATCGCCCAGGACCTGGCAGTGGTCCAGTCGCTGGTACGGGAGCACTTCACCGGCTCGCAGGGCTGA